The nucleotide sequence ACCTATCAACTACAAGGCGAGGTCAAGCACTAGTGGCAGGGAACACAGAGAATCCTGCAGCCAGATGGTGTCGTGATTTCTTGAAAATTATTCCGAATAGAGTTCTACAAGAAATACTTTCCTAGTTCAATCAGGAATGCTAAAGAACTTGAACTACTTCAGCTGAAACAAGGCCAGATGACTGTTACTGAGTATACTAGAAAGTTTGAGGAGTTGTGCCACTTTTTTCGAATTTGTCAAGGAGCTCCTGAGGATTTTGCTGAATGGAAATGTATATGAGGCAGGCCTTCGGAGCGATATTCTGAGCTTCGTTGCACCTATGAAGATTAGGGTGTTTTCTGAACTcgtgaataagagtagggtggctgaggAGTGTGTGAGGAAGGCGGCAGCAGAGAAGGGAAGCATGAGGATGCCGTTCCAGAGGACTCCAGGGAAGAATTTCGCACCAAGAGGCAGAAATTTCAAGCGTGGCGGCTTTGTCCCTCAAAACAATCAGGGGCAGGGCAACTTTAGAAGGCCGAATGCTAATACTAATCAAGGAAAAAGGTATAGAAAGTAGCCACAGTAGGATTTGAGCTGTCAGAAATGTGGGAAGTATCATCCAAGAGTTCCGTGCAAGTTTGGAACTGGAGTATGCTATTTCTGTGGACAACCCAGGCATCTGGCTGGGAATTGTtcagagaagaagaaatatgaGACCGGAAGGGTACAGCAACCGGGGAGAGTTTATATCACTTCTGCAGCAGGTGCTAAGGGATCTGAGACACTGAttagaggtaactgtgaaatagcCGGTAAAGTTTTAAGTGCATTGTTTGATTCTGGAGCAAcacattcatttattgcatttgaaaaggctgatgagttaggattgaaaatAGTGGTCTTGGGTTATGATTTAAtggtgtataatgctacccatgaggcTATGGTGACTACGTTAGGATGTCCACAAGTTCCG is from Arachis ipaensis cultivar K30076 chromosome B01, Araip1.1, whole genome shotgun sequence and encodes:
- the LOC107610731 gene encoding uncharacterized protein LOC107610731; protein product: MKIRVFSELVNKSRVAEECVRKAAAEKGSMRMPFQRTPGKNFAPRGRNFKRGGFVPQNNQGQGNFRRPNANTNQGKRHLAGNCSEKKKYETGRVQQPGRVYITSAAGAKGSETLIRGNCEIAGKVLSALFDSGATHSFIAFEKADELGLKIVVLGYDLMVYNATHEAMVTTLGCPQVPFRVQQCEFVHDLICLPMTDFDLILGLDWLSKKHVFLDCFEKSVCFMPEGSEAPTVVNHYYLKSMNVNCSGTECQSIMLLTAGVSGDDQRLE